One genomic segment of Choristoneura fumiferana chromosome Z, NRCan_CFum_1, whole genome shotgun sequence includes these proteins:
- the LOC141431243 gene encoding protein arginine N-methyltransferase 9-like: MNYSSITTEKGVKKMEDLCKAYITYARQLSSQGLYNKAFDFYLMAFGQCPETKSIIESEFRVVLIRLNELLANYGKIEQIFINFDKAVNAFPGNMYLLNDIGKYLFKYGYYSVAWCHFQKALNVDSGFVDAEKNLNSVKNLLVERWHFRMLNDRFRNEAYHAAIVETVIPGKDSVLDMGTGTGLLAMYANECTPLATTGCEGSDIMAKLAETIMQENLVQDVVIVNKMSTNMDCKEIGGRRSLLVTEMFDSGLLGEQVLQSLSHAWNNLIAHSGRVIPCSAEFFVVAAKCDRLNMKYQLQHSAKELLNIPGLTVHTLTFGETYDCEDVHLFKDIKYMTDTQSLLKINYNSYDDIKGKLQGNEPLDIKWTVKEGGEINIVVGWFNLHLTENIMITTNPTSDSRANAWQQAVFFNFIPRNAHENETLEAQFLINGGKMTLVPDDSIHISWISPETIRFLNDYEYTKKITDCIGTACVYLGQIVEISQADIVDTCPFPLFGLLMMKHGARSLVCCAKSSSDKKFFKKVFKANKVPLSKITFFIGNQWTSNSLGKTKYHAIFCHTFELCGDIDLRQQEIAQHLKQRHLHQEGLYLPANVHLIGQLVSSHWLDINNRVYDENVTNYKIAMHINKFQVSQNYCIDFTNLDYFEISSPTVIGTLTSEMESDVINIPVIHDGNANAILCWYCIELLEDLGGIQTNRSDSFIDGMAFLAHPALPMVQGGFANVLRCVDFDGSFKLMVDTDAM; encoded by the coding sequence ATGAATTATTCTTCAATAACAACAGAAAAAggtgtaaaaaaaatggaagaccTTTGTAAGGCATACATTACTTACGCGAGGCAACTATCGTCACAAGGTCTTTATAACAAAGCTTTCGACTTTTATTTAATGGCTTTTGGCCAATGCCCGGAGACGAAATCAATTATTGAATCTGAGTTTCGAGTCGTGCTCATAAGACTTAATGAGCTTTTAGCAAATTATGGTAAAATtgaacaaatatttataaattttgacAAAGCTGTTAATGCCTTCCCAGGTAATATGTACCTCCTAAATGATATTGGAAAGTATCTGTTTAAATATGGTTATTATTCAGTAGCATGGTGTCATTTCCAAAAAGCTTTAAATGTTGATTCTGGATTTGTTGATGCAGAGAAAAACTTAAATTCTGTCAAAAATTTACTTGTGGAAAGATGGCATTTTAGAATGTTGAATGACCGATTTCGAAATGAGGCATATCATGCAGCAATTGTAGAAACTGTGATTCCAGGAAAGGACAGTGTGCTTGATATGGGCACTGGGACAGGTTTGTTAGCGATGTATGCCAATGAATGCACACCATTAGCAACCACAGGCTGTGAAGGTTCTGATATAATGGCAAAACTGGCAGAAACCATTATGCAAGAGAATTTAGTCCAAGATGTTGTAATTGTGAATAAAATGTCAACAAATATGGATTGTAAGGAAATTGGCGGAAGGAGATCTTTGCTTGTTACAGAAATGTTTGATTCTGGTTTGTTAGGGGAACAAGTTTTGCAGTCGCTTTCCCATGCATGGAATAACTTGATAGCTCATTCTGGACGAGTCATACCTTGCTCTGCAGAGTTCTTTGTTGTAGCTGCCAAATGTGACCGGCTCAATATGAAGTACCAATTACAGCATTCAGCTAAAGAGCTCCTCAACATACCTGGCTTAACCGTTCACACATTGACATTTGGTGAAACCTATGACTGTGAAGACGTGCATTTGTTTAAAGATATCAAATACATGACTGACACTCAGTCCctcttgaaaataaattacaatagttATGACGATATTAAAGGAAAATTGCAGGGAAATGAACCATTGGACATTAAGTGGACAGTTAAAGAAGGTGGTGAAATTAACATTGTAGTTGGATGGTTTAACTTGCACTTGACAGAAAACATCATGATAACTACAAACCCAACATCAGATAGTCGTGCAAATGCTTGGCAGCAGGCagttttctttaatttcattcCTCGGAATGCCCATGAAAATGAAACTCTTGAGGCACAGTTTCTAATTAATGGAGGCAAGATGACTTTGGTGCCTGATGATTCTATTCATATCAGCTGGATTTCCCCAGAAACAATCAGATTTCTCAATGATTAtgagtacacaaaaaaaattacagattgTATTGGCACAGCTTGTGTTTATTTAGGTCAGATAGTTGAAATATCCCAAGCTGACATTGTTGATACATGCCCCTTTCCATTGTTCGGCTTATTGATGATGAAGCATGGTGCCAGATCACTAGTTTGTTGTGCTAAATCTTCAAGTGACAAGAAGTTTTTCAAGAAAGTATTTAAAGCCAATAAGGTACCCTTatctaaaattactttttttataggaAATCAATGGACTTCTAATTCATTAGGCAAAACAAAATACCATGCAATATTTTGCCACACTTTTGAACTATGTGGTGACATAGATTTACGTCAGCAAGAAATTGCTCAGCATTTGAAGCAAAGACATCTACATCAGGAAGGGCTGTACCTACCTGCTAATGTGCATTTGATCGGACAGCTCGTGAGCAGCCACTGGTTGGACATAAATAACAGAGTGTATGATGAAAATGTCACTAACTATAAAATAGCTATGCATATAAACAAGTTCCAAGTGTCCCAAAATTACTGTATTGACTTTACAAATTTGGACTATTTTGAAATATCATCCCCAACTGTGATAGGAACTTTGACCAGTGAAATGGAGTCAGATGTAATCAATATACCGGTAATCCATGATGGAAATGCCAATGCAATTCTATGCTGGTACTGTATAGAACTGCTTGAAGATTTAGGAGGAATCCAAACAAATAGAAGTGATAGTTTCATAGATGGGATGGCGTTTTTAGCTCATCCTGCATTGCCTATGGTTCAGGGTGGATTTGCCAATGTGTTGCGCTGTGTGGATTTTGATGGATCTTTTAAACTTATGGTGGATACTGATGCTATGTAA